A genome region from Chitinispirillales bacterium includes the following:
- a CDS encoding MATE family efflux transporter — MQEIHGHKVTIRHFIKEMLPLAIPVAMHEFLISAVNIADTIMVGQINETAIAAVNLANQIFFIFILMMVGVTSGCAIFVSQYWGDKDVKGVQRTLGFTLILTIIASTIFSMFSIAFAEQIVSFYTKDAAVISLGVDYLKINGYSFPLVALSFTYCVVLRSTHKPKLPLFTTTFALITNVFLNFVFIFGKFGFPRMGVEGAALATLISRTLEVALLFSVMRIKNSFLLAGIKDLFTLSQGFIKKFVATNYPVFLNEMGWVIGTSLFNKIYAGISTQAITSVCIADNIFNIFFVVFFGTSSATAILIGNKIGENKLSIAHDYAKIVHKIIPVISVVFAVLLAAGNKLFPIIYGVESETLEITSLVILVYAFILPFKTFNLHTVNGILRSGGDTKFALALDIGGIWFVGLPMALLARDVLHLPLIGVVIFLLSEEIIKTVIGFFRVRHGKWINRVIE, encoded by the coding sequence ATGCAGGAAATACATGGACATAAAGTCACAATTCGCCACTTCATAAAGGAGATGCTTCCGCTTGCGATTCCCGTCGCTATGCACGAATTTTTAATATCGGCGGTGAATATCGCCGATACGATAATGGTGGGACAAATTAACGAAACCGCCATTGCCGCGGTGAATTTGGCAAACCAAATATTTTTTATTTTTATTCTTATGATGGTAGGCGTTACTTCCGGGTGCGCAATTTTTGTTTCGCAGTATTGGGGCGATAAAGACGTTAAAGGCGTTCAAAGAACTCTTGGGTTCACGCTTATTTTGACAATAATCGCAAGTACGATTTTTTCAATGTTTTCCATCGCTTTTGCCGAACAGATAGTTTCGTTTTATACGAAAGACGCCGCTGTAATTTCTTTAGGAGTGGATTATCTTAAAATAAACGGATATTCGTTTCCGCTTGTCGCCTTATCTTTTACTTATTGTGTAGTTTTACGCTCAACTCACAAGCCTAAACTTCCGCTTTTTACAACGACTTTTGCGCTTATAACAAACGTATTCTTAAATTTTGTGTTCATTTTTGGGAAATTCGGATTTCCCCGTATGGGCGTTGAAGGCGCGGCGCTTGCGACCTTGATTTCCCGTACTTTGGAAGTGGCTTTGTTGTTTTCGGTGATGCGTATAAAAAACTCGTTTCTTCTTGCGGGAATAAAGGATTTATTTACACTTTCGCAAGGGTTTATCAAAAAATTCGTCGCAACGAATTATCCGGTTTTTCTCAACGAAATGGGCTGGGTTATCGGCACTTCGCTGTTCAACAAAATCTACGCCGGAATCAGTACGCAGGCAATCACGTCGGTATGTATCGCAGACAATATTTTCAACATATTTTTCGTTGTATTTTTCGGAACAAGTTCGGCGACCGCTATATTAATCGGCAACAAAATCGGTGAAAACAAACTTTCTATTGCGCACGATTACGCGAAAATCGTCCATAAAATTATTCCCGTTATTTCGGTCGTCTTTGCGGTACTCCTTGCAGCCGGCAATAAACTGTTCCCGATAATTTACGGAGTTGAAAGCGAAACGCTGGAAATAACTTCGCTTGTAATTTTAGTGTACGCGTTTATTTTGCCGTTCAAAACGTTTAATCTTCACACTGTTAACGGAATTTTGCGCAGCGGAGGCGACACGAAATTCGCACTTGCGTTAGACATCGGCGGAATTTGGTTTGTCGGGCTTCCGATGGCGCTTTTAGCAAGAGACGTTTTGCATTTGCCGTTAATCGGAGTGGTAATATTTTTATTGTCGGAAGAAATAATAAAAACGGTTATCGGCTTTTTCAGAGTCCGTCACGGAAAATGGATAAATCGAGTTATTGAGTAA
- a CDS encoding calcium/sodium antiporter, translated as MSVFMPYILLIAGIALLYFGADWLVDASAKLALRLGIKPLVVGLTVVAMGTSAPELVVSVQSVLVGKGDISIGNVIGSNICNVALILGLSAIICPISVSKQLFKFDIPVVIAASLLVWFFLKDNTVQIREGVVFLILFIGYIVYSVVNAKNGEKIENNLKKNDSCIKNIAFIILGLGLLVAGANFLVKGAVDLALSWGVSEAVIGLTIVAVGTSLPELATSAIAAFKKQNDIAIGNIVGSNIFNILGILGVVGVMGPVAADGILLRDILTMVGLAVILFSPILTKRILTGREGAVFLGIYIVYTFLIITQ; from the coding sequence ATGTCTGTCTTTATGCCGTATATTTTATTAATCGCAGGTATCGCTCTTTTGTATTTCGGCGCGGATTGGCTTGTAGATGCGAGCGCCAAACTTGCGCTTCGTCTTGGGATAAAGCCGCTTGTTGTCGGATTGACCGTTGTAGCGATGGGAACAAGCGCTCCGGAACTTGTGGTCAGCGTTCAGTCCGTACTTGTAGGAAAGGGAGACATTTCGATAGGGAACGTAATCGGCTCAAATATTTGTAACGTGGCTTTAATTTTGGGGCTTTCCGCTATAATTTGTCCGATAAGCGTTTCAAAACAGTTGTTCAAATTCGATATTCCGGTCGTTATCGCCGCTTCTTTGCTTGTGTGGTTTTTTTTAAAGGACAACACCGTACAAATTCGGGAAGGCGTCGTTTTCTTAATTTTATTTATCGGCTATATAGTTTATAGCGTCGTCAACGCAAAAAACGGCGAAAAAATTGAAAATAATTTGAAAAAAAACGACTCCTGCATAAAAAATATCGCATTCATTATCTTAGGACTTGGATTGCTTGTAGCCGGTGCAAACTTTCTTGTGAAAGGTGCGGTGGATTTAGCGTTGAGTTGGGGTGTAAGCGAAGCGGTAATCGGTCTCACGATAGTGGCTGTAGGAACAAGTTTACCGGAACTCGCCACATCCGCCATAGCCGCCTTCAAAAAACAAAACGACATAGCCATAGGCAACATAGTCGGTTCTAACATATTCAACATTCTCGGAATACTCGGGGTAGTAGGAGTAATGGGACCCGTTGCGGCTGACGGGATTTTATTAAGAGATATTTTGACAATGGTCGGACTCGCCGTTATTCTTTTTTCGCCGATATTAACCAAACGTATTCTTACCGGACGGGAAGGCGCCGTATTTCTAGGAATCTACATAGTTTATACATTTTTAATTATTACTCAATAA